In Chloroflexota bacterium, the DNA window CGGCCGGCGGCGTCTTCTCCGGAACCTCGGTGACGAGGGTCTCGGTGGTCAGGATCATCGTGGCGATGGACGCCGCGTTCTCCAGGGCCGACCGGGTGACCTTCAGCGGGTCGATGATGCCCCGCTCGATCATGTTGCAGTACTCGCCCTTGCTGGCGTCGTAGCCCTCGCCGAACGGCCGCTTGCGAACCTCTTCGACGATGACCGAGCCCTCGAGGCCAGCATTGGTGGCGATCCGGCGGATCGGCTCCTCAAGCGCCCGCTTGAGCAGCGCCACGCCCGTGCGCTCGTCGCTCGCGCCCTCGTAGCCCTTCAGCACGTCGTCCAGGACGTGCAGCGCGCCGATGTAGGCGATGCCGCCGCCAGGAACGATGCCCTCCTCGACGGCCGCCCGGGTCGCCTGGAGCGCG includes these proteins:
- the groEL gene encoding chaperonin GroEL (60 kDa chaperone family; promotes refolding of misfolded polypeptides especially under stressful conditions; forms two stacked rings of heptamers to form a barrel-shaped 14mer; ends can be capped by GroES; misfolded proteins enter the barrel where they are refolded when GroES binds; many bacteria have multiple copies of the groEL gene which are active under different environmental conditions; the B.japonicum protein in this cluster is expressed constitutively; in Rhodobacter, Corynebacterium and Rhizobium this protein is essential for growth), with the protein product DREKLQERLAKLAGGVAVIRVGAATEVELKEKKHRVEDALQATRAAVEEGIVPGGGIAYIGALHVLDDVLKGYEGASDERTGVALLKRALEEPIRRIATNAGLEGSVIVEEVRKRPFGEGYDASKGEYCNMIERGIIDPLKVTRSALENAASIATMILTTETLVTEVPEKTPPAAAPAMPEY